From a single Peromyscus maniculatus bairdii isolate BWxNUB_F1_BW_parent chromosome 4, HU_Pman_BW_mat_3.1, whole genome shotgun sequence genomic region:
- the Commd7 gene encoding COMM domain-containing protein 7 isoform X1 — translation MGRLHCTQDPVPEAVRGDMQQLNQLGAQQFSALTEVLFHFLTEPKEVERFLAQLSEFATTNQMSLGPLKSIVKSLLLVPNGALKRGLAAEQVRTDLLTLGLSEEKATYFSEKWKQNAPTLAQWAIGQTLMINQLIDMEWRFGVTSGSSELEKVGSIFLQLKLVVKKGKQTENVYIELTLPQFYSFLHEMERVRASMECLS, via the exons ATGGGCCGCCTGCACTGCACGCAGGACCCGGTGCCCGAGGCCGTGCGCGGCGACATGCAGCAGCTGAACCAGCTGGGCGCGCAG CAATTCTCAGCCCTGACAGAAGTGCTTTTCCATTTCCTAACCGAGCCCAAAGAG GTGGAGCGCTTTCTGGCTCAGCTCTCGGAATTTGCCACTACCAATCAGATGAGTCTTGGCCCCCTCAAAAGCATCGTGAAAAGCCTCCTTCTGGTTCCAAATG GTGCATTGAAGAGGGGCCTGGCTGCAGAGCAGGTGCGGACTGATCTCCTGACTCTAG GTCTTAGTGAGGAGAAAGCCACTTACTTTTCTGAAAAG TGGAAGCAGAATGCCCCAACCCTTGCACAGTGGGCCATAGGCCAGACCCTGATGATTAACCAGCTGATTGATATGGAGTGGCGATTTGGAG TGACATCTGGAAGCAGTGAATTAGAGAAAGTGGGAAGCATATTTTTACAG ttaaagttggtggTTAAGAAAGGGAAACAAACTGAAAACGTGTATATAG AGTTAACCTTGCCTCAGTTCTACAGCTTCCTGCATGAGATGGAGCGAGTCAGAGCAAGCATGGAGTGTCTCAGCTGA
- the Commd7 gene encoding COMM domain-containing protein 7 isoform X2: MGRLHCTQDPVPEAVRGDMQQLNQLGAQQFSALTEVLFHFLTEPKEVERFLAQLSEFATTNQMSLGPLKSIVKSLLLVPNGHRLVLLTKTAHQDGREHKELPLGTLWYVSHLHIIFVSPKQNQVTFVFIIEKSTRTVLIPLILTSERWMQKDQECKVMLIYIAGLRLA; this comes from the exons ATGGGCCGCCTGCACTGCACGCAGGACCCGGTGCCCGAGGCCGTGCGCGGCGACATGCAGCAGCTGAACCAGCTGGGCGCGCAG CAATTCTCAGCCCTGACAGAAGTGCTTTTCCATTTCCTAACCGAGCCCAAAGAG GTGGAGCGCTTTCTGGCTCAGCTCTCGGAATTTGCCACTACCAATCAGATGAGTCTTGGCCCCCTCAAAAGCATCGTGAAAAGCCTCCTTCTGGTTCCAAATG GGCATCGCCTGGTACTGCTCACCAAGACGGCCCATCAGGATGGTCGAGAGCACAAAGAACTGCCCCTGGGGACCCTCTGGTATGTAAGCCATTTACATATAATATTTGTTAGCCCTAAGCAAAACCAAGTAACATTTGTGTTTATAATAGAAAAAAGTACAAGAACAGTGCTaatacctttaattctaacatCTGAGAGGTGgatgcagaaggatcaggagtgtAAGGTCATGCTAATCTACATAgcaggtttgaggctagcctag